The following are encoded together in the Methanothermobacter tenebrarum genome:
- a CDS encoding DMT family transporter, whose translation MKRLWGYVSVILATIFFGLSAPLNKIMVTEMNPILIGALTYLIAGIFLFSIRQSPLKNLILNVLNREEDGEVFIKPSDYLILAVTAVSSSAIAPLLFLRGLRETSAVNSALLLNVEVFFIILMGLIIFKESLNFKDLLGILLLILGAASIATNGEFYHIILTQNIKGNLLVIGAAFFWSLDTVLSKFLSKKRDLIWLSTIKSFIGGLILMLILLALNMSLSFPFEMLPFLFSVSIFSIGCAFILIYFALREIGSTRVGSLFPLSSLFGAFFAFLILREPFSGLQIISAFIMILGIFILYHK comes from the coding sequence ATGAAACGTCTGTGGGGTTATGTGAGCGTAATCTTAGCCACTATCTTCTTCGGCTTATCAGCACCCCTCAATAAGATTATGGTCACTGAAATGAACCCTATTCTAATTGGAGCTTTAACTTATCTTATAGCAGGAATTTTCCTATTCTCGATAAGGCAATCACCTTTAAAGAATCTTATATTAAATGTGCTTAATCGTGAAGAGGATGGTGAAGTGTTCATAAAACCCTCCGACTATCTCATCCTAGCTGTGACAGCCGTTTCAAGTTCTGCTATAGCCCCATTGCTCTTCCTTAGAGGTCTTAGAGAAACCAGCGCCGTGAATTCAGCGCTCCTTTTAAATGTTGAAGTTTTCTTCATAATATTGATGGGTTTAATTATATTCAAGGAATCTTTAAATTTTAAGGATCTTTTAGGTATTCTCTTATTAATCTTGGGGGCGGCTTCAATAGCAACTAATGGAGAATTCTATCATATAATCTTAACCCAGAATATTAAAGGTAATCTCCTTGTTATCGGAGCGGCATTCTTTTGGAGTCTCGACACAGTATTAAGTAAATTCCTCAGCAAAAAGAGGGATCTTATATGGTTATCAACTATAAAAAGTTTTATTGGCGGCCTGATATTAATGTTAATCCTATTAGCCCTTAATATGAGCCTAAGTTTCCCATTTGAAATGTTACCATTTCTATTTTCTGTTTCGATATTTAGTATAGGTTGTGCTTTTATATTAATCTATTTCGCCCTTCGAGAAATAGGATCAACAAGAGTAGGATCATTATTCCCACTATCCTCCTTATTTGGGGCGTTCTTCGCATTTTTAATCCTCAGGGAACCGTTCAGTGGTCTTCAAATCATCTCCGCTTTTATCATGATCCTTGGAATTTTTATATTATACCACAAGTGA
- the truA gene encoding tRNA pseudouridine(38-40) synthase TruA codes for MRKIALKIAYIGTRFYGFQRQPDLPTVEGELISALQEAGLIEDPKDARFQAAGRTDKGVHSLGNVVTFFTPYDVHVNQINDILPRDIKVLASASVYYGFKVRYPLKRYYRYILFDDDLDLEFMNLAASKFEGTHDFTNFSKRIERNPIRKIESVKIREDDDYYIIDVVGESFLWQMVRKMVKVIADVGKGEIEAEKVDELLNPKERIYIEPMPPENLILIGLEYGVKIKFKEDDYAISSFKSMLEEEFLEYKRASIVRKVMRDTLITFK; via the coding sequence ATGAGGAAAATAGCATTGAAAATAGCATACATAGGCACGCGTTTTTATGGATTCCAAAGGCAGCCAGACCTCCCCACAGTCGAGGGAGAGCTTATAAGCGCATTACAAGAAGCTGGTCTTATTGAGGATCCAAAAGATGCTAGATTCCAAGCTGCTGGCAGAACAGATAAAGGTGTGCATTCACTTGGTAATGTTGTTACATTTTTCACACCATATGATGTCCATGTGAATCAAATTAATGATATTCTGCCACGTGACATTAAAGTACTGGCTAGTGCCTCCGTATATTATGGATTCAAGGTAAGATATCCCCTTAAGAGATATTATCGCTATATATTATTTGATGATGACCTTGACTTGGAATTTATGAATTTAGCAGCTTCTAAGTTCGAAGGAACGCATGATTTCACGAATTTTTCCAAGAGAATCGAAAGAAACCCTATAAGGAAGATAGAATCTGTTAAAATCCGGGAAGATGATGATTATTATATTATCGACGTGGTTGGTGAAAGTTTCCTATGGCAGATGGTTAGGAAAATGGTGAAAGTCATCGCTGATGTTGGAAAAGGGGAAATCGAAGCAGAAAAGGTTGATGAGTTACTCAATCCAAAGGAGAGAATCTATATAGAACCAATGCCGCCAGAAAACCTTATCTTAATAGGACTCGAATATGGGGTTAAGATCAAATTCAAGGAAGATGATTATGCAATATCCTCATTTAAATCAATGTTAGAAGAAGAATTCCTAGAATATAAGAGAGCATCTATTGTCAGAAAAGTGATGAGAGATACCCTTATAACCTTCAAATAA
- a CDS encoding DUF460 domain-containing protein — protein MEDDKLKTNGVKSPIIVGLDPGLTVGIAILNLRGDLVYINSIKEASHAEVIMEIMDKGKAIVIGSDVHPPPKMVKKIATALNSRLYTPERIFSVASKNELVNAFLMEKKLDISLDAHERDALAAAIKTYRHYENKLRQVESRLTSSDINEREVDEIKGLVIKGTPITNAIKKIRKPKGAEKITEKQDTKERPKEALKELLELKKRVKVQEKKIEHQKLLINRIKRQNRILRNKLRRQKRENLNLKKKIERLHYEYSKDILLNKELSSKIKLIKKLQEKYNKEKNLRENLERNINSLLEMKEFEDKGEKLPVKIVKSFTREGIKEACHQWKIKKDDVILLCNAKGGGSQTAKILTKLAPKAIITRENMSHQALGIFEDKEIPVVSEENISLEMRENFALVKAKDLENEIRAWKKKITEKRRKKEKQKLWKIIDEYRAKRRRKH, from the coding sequence TTGGAGGATGATAAATTAAAAACTAATGGTGTTAAATCTCCCATTATAGTGGGCCTAGACCCTGGTTTAACGGTGGGTATTGCAATTTTAAACCTTAGAGGAGACCTTGTATATATTAATAGTATAAAAGAGGCCTCACATGCAGAGGTTATCATGGAAATTATGGATAAGGGCAAGGCCATTGTAATCGGCTCTGACGTCCACCCACCACCCAAGATGGTTAAAAAGATTGCAACAGCATTAAATTCTAGATTGTATACTCCAGAGAGGATATTTTCCGTGGCTTCAAAGAATGAACTTGTTAACGCATTCTTAATGGAGAAAAAGTTGGACATTTCATTAGATGCCCATGAAAGGGACGCTCTCGCAGCCGCGATCAAGACATATAGACACTATGAGAACAAACTAAGACAAGTAGAATCTCGTCTTACAAGTTCAGATATTAACGAAAGGGAAGTTGATGAAATAAAAGGACTAGTGATCAAGGGCACACCAATAACTAACGCCATAAAGAAAATCAGAAAACCAAAAGGTGCCGAGAAAATAACAGAAAAACAAGATACCAAAGAAAGGCCAAAAGAGGCCCTGAAAGAGTTATTAGAATTAAAAAAACGGGTTAAAGTACAAGAAAAGAAGATAGAACACCAAAAGCTTTTAATAAACAGGATTAAAAGACAAAACCGGATATTAAGGAATAAGCTGCGAAGACAAAAAAGAGAAAATCTCAACTTAAAAAAGAAAATTGAAAGATTACATTACGAATATTCAAAAGACATACTTTTAAACAAAGAATTATCATCGAAAATAAAGCTGATAAAAAAATTACAAGAAAAATATAACAAAGAAAAAAATTTAAGGGAGAATCTAGAGAGAAACATAAATTCATTATTGGAAATGAAGGAGTTCGAAGATAAAGGTGAAAAACTCCCTGTAAAGATTGTGAAATCATTCACCAGGGAAGGTATAAAAGAAGCCTGCCATCAATGGAAGATAAAAAAGGATGACGTGATCCTCTTATGCAACGCCAAGGGTGGAGGGTCCCAAACTGCCAAAATACTCACCAAATTAGCCCCAAAGGCCATAATAACAAGGGAGAACATGTCGCACCAAGCCCTTGGGATATTTGAGGATAAAGAAATCCCAGTAGTTTCAGAGGAGAACATATCACTTGAAATGCGTGAGAATTTTGCACTAGTCAAAGCTAAAGACCTTGAAAATGAAATAAGGGCATGGAAGAAAAAGATAACGGAAAAGAGAAGAAAGAAAGAAAAACAGAAACTTTGGAAGATAATAGATGAATACCGGGCTAAGAGACGGAGAAAACATTAG
- the wecB gene encoding non-hydrolyzing UDP-N-acetylglucosamine 2-epimerase, whose translation MKIAIVIGTRPEIIKMAPVIDEIKKRDIEFSLIHTGQHYDHEMSQQFFQDLELPKPDHNIGVGSKSHAKMTAAVMEGLEDILKEEKPDIVMVQGDTNAVLAGALVASKMHIPVGHVEAGLRSFDKTMPEEINRIVADTCTHLYYTPTEKAALNLLFEGADPENIIITGNTIVDACLRNLEIAKRKSTIRFPSDKIITLTMHRAENVDNKSRLKSITRALLELDNFTIIFPVHPRTRKNLEKFHLYKLLAEAEHIKLVKPLGYLDFLLLLSKSYVVLTDSGGLQEEAITLNIPCLTLRYNTERPETVEVGGNILVGADRKRIVNTLRLIQENPNFRMKMINAPNPYGDGKASKRIINATVDFHNKGKLNIRPPENILSDIQRELHFIEEDITVESLEKRDNCKVRIVYDENKPRFPHQTMNLKGKQIICDIYKIL comes from the coding sequence ATGAAGATCGCTATAGTCATCGGCACCCGCCCAGAAATAATTAAAATGGCACCAGTAATAGATGAAATCAAAAAAAGAGACATAGAATTCTCCCTAATACATACTGGCCAACACTATGACCATGAAATGTCACAACAATTCTTTCAAGACCTTGAACTCCCCAAACCAGACCATAACATAGGAGTGGGCTCTAAAAGCCACGCTAAAATGACAGCAGCCGTGATGGAGGGTCTTGAAGATATCCTAAAGGAGGAAAAACCAGACATCGTCATGGTACAAGGGGACACAAATGCTGTACTAGCAGGCGCCCTAGTAGCCTCGAAAATGCATATACCCGTAGGCCACGTAGAAGCGGGTCTAAGGTCATTTGACAAGACAATGCCAGAGGAAATAAACAGAATAGTCGCAGACACTTGCACACACCTCTATTACACTCCAACGGAAAAAGCAGCTTTAAACTTATTATTTGAAGGCGCCGATCCTGAAAATATTATCATAACAGGAAACACCATAGTCGATGCTTGTCTCAGAAACCTTGAAATCGCCAAGCGAAAATCCACTATAAGGTTTCCATCTGATAAAATCATCACCCTCACAATGCACAGAGCCGAAAACGTTGATAACAAGTCTAGACTTAAATCCATAACCAGGGCACTATTAGAATTAGACAATTTCACGATAATATTCCCAGTACATCCACGTACACGTAAAAATCTCGAAAAATTCCACCTCTACAAGCTTCTAGCCGAAGCCGAACATATAAAATTAGTAAAGCCTCTAGGTTACCTTGATTTTCTTCTTTTATTATCAAAGTCATATGTGGTTCTCACAGATTCTGGAGGTTTACAAGAAGAAGCCATAACACTCAACATACCATGTTTAACCCTAAGGTACAATACAGAACGTCCAGAGACGGTTGAAGTTGGTGGGAACATACTTGTAGGCGCGGACAGAAAAAGGATAGTTAACACTCTCCGATTAATCCAAGAAAATCCAAACTTTAGGATGAAAATGATAAACGCTCCCAACCCTTATGGTGATGGTAAAGCCTCCAAGAGAATAATCAATGCAACAGTTGATTTCCATAATAAAGGAAAATTAAACATAAGACCACCAGAAAACATACTCTCAGATATCCAAAGAGAACTGCATTTCATAGAAGAAGACATAACTGTAGAATCCTTGGAGAAAAGGGACAACTGCAAGGTTAGAATAGTCTATGATGAGAATAAACCAAGATTTCCCCACCAGACAATGAACCTTAAAGGAAAACAGATAATATGCGACATATATAAAATTTTGTGA
- a CDS encoding nucleotide sugar dehydrogenase, with the protein MDLIAVFGLGHIGLPTAALFAKAGFEVIGVDINPDIVNLINQGISPIIEPGLDELLLEVVKKGKLKATGDGEYAARKANIMIMVVPTPLSADRSSDLSAVISASKTISKGLKKGDLVIVESTVPPTTCERIILPILEESGLKVSKDFGLVYTPERALPNNTLYEMTHNARVIGGIDEKSTERAITLYDKITKGEIVKVKDIVTAEMVKLMENTYRDTNIALANELAIICESLGIDAIDAIEAANYHPRVNLHIPGPGVGGHCLSIDPYFIVEMAEARGVHARLIRTARQINEEMPYHVLQLIKDALNDTGASIQDSNIGILGVAYKGNVADTRETPSKPLIDALIQEGAQVVVHDPYVKNEIIKAMGAEPVTLKEALKCDCIVLMTDHDEYREIEPNMIHGRVFICARPILQPEKFKEKGIIFKGVGRP; encoded by the coding sequence ATGGATTTAATAGCTGTTTTTGGACTGGGCCATATAGGACTTCCAACCGCCGCACTTTTCGCCAAGGCAGGTTTTGAAGTTATTGGTGTTGATATAAACCCTGATATTGTTAATTTAATCAATCAGGGCATTTCACCCATAATAGAACCTGGATTAGATGAACTTCTCCTTGAAGTTGTTAAAAAAGGAAAACTAAAGGCAACAGGCGATGGTGAATATGCTGCTAGAAAAGCCAATATAATGATAATGGTGGTTCCAACACCATTAAGTGCTGATAGGTCATCAGACCTTTCAGCGGTCATCTCAGCATCAAAGACAATATCAAAAGGCCTTAAAAAGGGCGATCTTGTAATAGTGGAGAGTACTGTTCCACCCACCACATGCGAAAGGATCATTTTACCAATACTCGAGGAGAGCGGTTTAAAGGTTTCAAAAGATTTTGGACTTGTATACACGCCTGAAAGGGCCCTGCCAAATAATACATTATATGAGATGACTCACAATGCTAGGGTTATAGGCGGCATTGACGAGAAGAGCACAGAAAGGGCCATCACACTCTATGATAAGATAACAAAAGGCGAAATAGTGAAAGTTAAGGATATAGTAACCGCAGAGATGGTTAAATTGATGGAAAACACCTACCGAGATACTAATATCGCATTAGCGAATGAATTGGCCATTATATGCGAATCACTCGGCATAGATGCCATAGACGCTATAGAGGCTGCGAATTACCATCCAAGGGTAAACCTACACATACCAGGTCCAGGAGTTGGAGGACACTGTCTTTCCATAGACCCCTATTTTATAGTTGAAATGGCAGAAGCCAGAGGAGTCCATGCAAGACTGATTAGAACAGCACGCCAGATAAACGAAGAAATGCCCTACCATGTACTCCAACTTATAAAAGACGCCCTTAATGATACAGGGGCAAGTATCCAGGATTCTAATATAGGGATTCTAGGAGTAGCCTACAAGGGTAATGTAGCTGATACGAGAGAAACACCCTCAAAGCCGCTAATAGACGCACTAATACAAGAAGGAGCCCAGGTGGTAGTACATGACCCCTATGTAAAAAATGAAATTATAAAAGCCATGGGAGCGGAACCTGTCACATTAAAAGAGGCCTTAAAATGCGACTGTATAGTTTTAATGACAGACCATGATGAATATCGTGAGATAGAACCTAATATGATCCATGGGAGAGTTTTCATCTGCGCAAGGCCCATATTACAACCTGAAAAATTCAAGGAGAAGGGTATAATATTCAAGGGAGTGGGTCGTCCTTGA
- a CDS encoding ATP-grasp domain-containing protein has translation MNLLVFEYATATGIQDPSILIEGKSMLEALLQDLWEFKPSYLIFENFTDLLDYPNPIILREDLYSWVEENASEFDAALFIAPEENMELYKLTRLLESEGVQIMGSASEAVLICSDKRETYNALKGRVPLIETYELDDVNFTGKMVVKPIDGVACQGIKIIESSEELEKVIVSSDPRMIVQNFVEGEPVSVSILSNGETSLPLSLNKQNIEYNDSTLEYNGGITPFEHEMAADALSVAKRAVESIEGLRGYVGVDLILSDKIYVVELNSRITTPYIALRKLIDINLGKAIIGAVDGKMPKEWNINGVAEFKKGKDSMIIDIIG, from the coding sequence TTGAACCTCCTAGTATTTGAGTATGCAACTGCCACGGGCATCCAAGACCCTAGTATTTTAATAGAGGGCAAATCCATGCTCGAAGCCTTACTCCAAGACCTATGGGAGTTTAAACCATCCTATCTCATATTTGAAAATTTTACTGATTTGCTTGATTATCCCAATCCTATCATATTACGAGAAGATCTTTATTCATGGGTTGAAGAAAATGCGAGTGAATTTGATGCGGCTCTTTTCATAGCACCGGAAGAAAATATGGAATTATATAAGTTAACTCGTTTATTGGAATCAGAGGGTGTTCAGATTATGGGTTCAGCATCTGAAGCCGTTCTCATATGCTCAGATAAACGTGAAACCTATAATGCACTTAAAGGCAGAGTACCCCTCATAGAAACATACGAATTAGATGATGTCAATTTTACAGGGAAAATGGTGGTCAAACCTATCGATGGGGTCGCATGCCAGGGTATAAAAATTATAGAGTCAAGTGAAGAGCTTGAAAAGGTAATAGTATCATCAGATCCTAGGATGATAGTACAAAACTTTGTAGAGGGCGAACCTGTAAGTGTTAGCATATTATCCAATGGAGAAACATCACTCCCATTATCATTAAATAAACAAAATATTGAATACAATGATAGTACATTAGAATATAATGGAGGTATCACCCCATTTGAACATGAAATGGCCGCTGATGCATTATCAGTAGCTAAAAGGGCTGTTGAGTCTATAGAAGGGCTCAGAGGGTATGTTGGTGTTGATCTAATACTGTCAGATAAAATTTATGTAGTTGAATTAAATTCTAGAATAACCACACCATACATCGCCCTCCGAAAACTCATTGATATAAACCTTGGAAAGGCCATTATAGGAGCTGTAGATGGTAAAATGCCCAAAGAATGGAATATAAATGGAGTTGCTGAATTTAAAAAGGGGAAAGATTCTATGATAATAGATATCATAGGTTGA
- a CDS encoding hydantoinase/oxoprolinase family protein: MKVVGIDIGGANTDIAIIEVENGELKDMKVESRYLPMWLKKNELQKTLKELLGKEIEAIDGVGVTMTAELADAYKDKEEGVKDIIGKVEEVFNVPVAYVSLSGMLDAATALKNPLEVAAANWIATSQLAAAINKNCIMVDVGSTTTDIIPIKDGRECAKGRSDLERLSTGELVYTGVLRNNVATIVDKVPLHGRWYRVSSELFAITADIHLVLGNIDYKEYTCDTPDGADKTIRDSMRRIARLLCADLKLLNQQDIREIAAYIYHQQILKIAEAIKEVSDREKLNSIVTTGLGMNILGRKAAEILEMECRSMDEFLHPRACIVAPAIGSAVMMGDHLTREY; the protein is encoded by the coding sequence ATGAAAGTTGTGGGAATTGATATAGGTGGCGCGAACACAGACATAGCCATAATAGAAGTAGAAAATGGTGAGTTAAAGGACATGAAAGTCGAGTCCAGATACCTCCCCATGTGGCTTAAGAAAAACGAACTCCAAAAGACGTTAAAGGAACTCCTAGGCAAAGAAATAGAGGCAATAGATGGTGTTGGGGTTACAATGACAGCAGAACTTGCAGACGCGTACAAGGACAAAGAAGAAGGAGTGAAGGATATAATAGGGAAGGTTGAGGAGGTTTTCAACGTTCCGGTAGCATATGTTAGCCTATCAGGAATGTTAGATGCAGCTACCGCCCTAAAAAACCCATTAGAAGTGGCGGCTGCTAATTGGATTGCAACATCCCAGCTAGCCGCAGCCATAAACAAAAATTGTATAATGGTAGATGTCGGAAGCACAACCACAGATATAATCCCAATAAAAGATGGCAGGGAATGTGCAAAAGGAAGATCAGATCTAGAAAGATTATCAACAGGAGAACTCGTATACACTGGCGTGCTAAGAAATAACGTTGCGACAATCGTAGATAAAGTCCCATTACATGGCAGATGGTATAGGGTCTCATCCGAATTATTCGCCATAACCGCCGACATACATCTAGTACTTGGCAACATAGACTACAAAGAGTACACTTGTGACACACCAGATGGAGCCGATAAGACCATAAGAGATTCCATGAGACGGATAGCAAGATTACTCTGCGCCGACCTTAAACTTCTAAACCAGCAGGACATAAGAGAGATAGCAGCATACATCTACCATCAACAAATATTGAAGATAGCCGAGGCCATTAAAGAGGTTTCAGATAGGGAAAAATTAAATAGTATAGTTACAACAGGACTTGGTATGAACATCCTCGGAAGAAAAGCAGCCGAAATTCTAGAAATGGAATGTAGGAGTATGGATGAATTTTTACATCCCCGCGCATGTATAGTTGCACCTGCAATAGGATCCGCCGTCATGATGGGGGACCACCTCACAAGAGAATATTAA
- a CDS encoding CDP-2,3-bis-(O-geranylgeranyl)-sn-glycerol synthase: MEIDAINILSIVYVIYFMLPAYIANVSALVFGGGPPLDFGYHFIDKRRLIGDGVTWRGSIIGTLLGTLTGMIQGTLVDNMLYGILLGFLLALGAVIGDACGSFVKRRFNIERGRPAPILDQLDFAVGAMLFASIIVNFSWEMIIMILIITVILHLSANIIAYLIGVKDVWY, from the coding sequence ATGGAAATTGATGCTATCAATATCTTAAGTATCGTCTATGTAATATACTTTATGCTACCAGCTTATATAGCAAATGTAAGTGCCCTTGTTTTTGGAGGGGGCCCGCCCCTTGATTTCGGATATCATTTCATTGATAAAAGGCGGTTGATAGGTGATGGGGTTACATGGCGGGGGAGTATAATAGGAACGCTCCTAGGAACACTAACCGGGATGATACAAGGCACCCTAGTGGATAACATGCTATATGGTATCCTATTAGGTTTTCTATTGGCTCTCGGAGCGGTTATTGGTGATGCATGTGGGAGTTTCGTGAAGAGGCGCTTTAATATAGAAAGGGGACGGCCTGCCCCAATCTTGGATCAATTAGATTTTGCTGTTGGCGCCATGCTCTTCGCATCCATTATTGTCAATTTTAGCTGGGAAATGATAATCATGATACTGATAATAACTGTAATATTACACCTTTCGGCTAATATTATAGCCTATCTGATCGGTGTGAAAGATGTATGGTATTAA
- the tes gene encoding tetraether lipid synthase Tes encodes MVIKKTNSLCPVCLKKIKAEVLEGSEKVIIKKECPDHGIFENVYWSDKRAYERFSNYDYKGEGILNPHTETDKGCPLDCGICPQHESHTILGLIDVTNRCNLNCPICFANAAVSKYLYEPSYEEIRQMLRNLRDNRPVPTPAIQYAGGEPTVRKDIVDLVKLAKDEGFTHIQIATNGVKLATKPELAKELREAGLNTVYLQFDGVTEEPYFKSRGRNLLPLKLKAIENCRKADLGIVLVPTLVKGINDHQVGDIIKFAIKNIDIIRGVNFQPVSFTGRTPADKVEEQRITIPDFQRLVEEQTNGQIKMGDFYPASSVCPISDFVAALEGEPQVTFTCHPHCGTATYIFVENAHIIPITRFIDVDRFFKILEKDAQDIEEGGITGKAKAIARSAIELPKLLDSSKAPKSVDIKSILISIFKERSYKALGEFHKKTLLISCMHFMDPWNFDIDRVKRCVIHYAIPDGRIIPFCTMNSIYREAVERKFARPYKEKSD; translated from the coding sequence GTGGTTATCAAAAAAACCAACAGCCTCTGTCCAGTATGTCTTAAGAAGATCAAGGCAGAGGTGCTAGAAGGAAGCGAAAAGGTTATCATAAAAAAAGAATGCCCAGATCATGGTATTTTCGAAAATGTTTACTGGAGCGATAAAAGAGCCTATGAGAGATTCTCTAATTACGATTACAAGGGTGAAGGTATCTTAAATCCTCACACAGAAACGGATAAAGGATGCCCCCTTGATTGTGGGATTTGTCCACAGCATGAAAGTCACACCATCCTCGGTCTTATTGATGTTACCAATCGTTGCAATTTAAATTGTCCCATCTGTTTTGCAAATGCTGCTGTTTCAAAATATCTCTATGAACCATCCTATGAGGAAATAAGGCAAATGTTGCGCAATCTCAGAGATAATAGGCCAGTTCCAACCCCGGCAATCCAATATGCTGGGGGCGAACCCACAGTTAGAAAGGATATAGTGGATCTTGTCAAACTCGCCAAGGACGAAGGCTTCACACACATTCAAATAGCTACAAATGGTGTTAAATTAGCCACGAAACCAGAACTTGCAAAGGAACTGAGAGAAGCCGGATTAAACACAGTCTACCTACAATTTGATGGTGTTACAGAGGAACCATATTTCAAATCTAGGGGTAGAAACCTTTTACCCCTTAAATTAAAGGCTATAGAAAATTGTAGAAAGGCCGACTTGGGCATAGTACTTGTACCAACACTCGTAAAGGGCATAAATGATCATCAGGTAGGGGATATCATAAAATTCGCGATAAAAAACATTGACATAATAAGAGGTGTTAATTTCCAACCAGTATCATTCACCGGTAGGACACCAGCAGATAAAGTTGAAGAACAGAGAATAACGATACCAGATTTCCAAAGGCTAGTTGAGGAACAAACAAATGGCCAGATAAAAATGGGAGATTTCTATCCAGCATCTTCTGTCTGTCCTATATCAGATTTCGTGGCCGCATTAGAAGGCGAACCACAAGTCACATTCACCTGCCATCCACATTGTGGAACCGCAACATATATTTTTGTAGAGAACGCTCACATAATACCTATAACACGTTTCATTGACGTGGATAGATTCTTCAAGATACTTGAGAAGGACGCCCAAGATATTGAAGAGGGTGGTATAACCGGGAAGGCAAAAGCAATCGCAAGATCTGCAATAGAGCTTCCCAAGCTCCTCGACTCTTCAAAGGCCCCCAAGTCAGTGGATATAAAAAGTATACTAATTTCAATATTCAAAGAGAGATCCTATAAAGCTCTTGGAGAATTCCATAAAAAGACGCTACTAATATCTTGTATGCATTTCATGGACCCTTGGAACTTTGATATCGACAGGGTTAAAAGGTGCGTAATCCATTATGCAATACCTGATGGGCGTATAATACCATTCTGTACCATGAATTCCATTTACAGGGAAGCTGTTGAAAGAAAATTTGCCAGGCCATATAAGGAAAAATCCGATTAA
- a CDS encoding beta-ribofuranosylaminobenzene 5'-phosphate synthase, giving the protein MNGRIITSSRLHLTLIDLNGERGRLDGGVGITLKNPNLIIKAKPNGEFKTEFEEKNLEENLIREYSAKIEEAAKRTLSYLKSIERFDFIIEKTFPAHSGLGSGTQVSLAIAKLITGFHGTEMDSWELARIVGRGGTSGIGVASFEYGGFIVDGGHSKKEKTDFLPSSASRASPPPVIARYDFPEDWNIIVAVPRIDRQVSGRKEVNIFQEYCPIPLEEVERLSHIILMKMMPSVLEEDIESFGEAINEIQRIGFKRVERKLQHPIIDKIIDNMLSTGAVGAGMSSFGPAVYGITDTNPKDVLKAAKEAMGDVGGLALITNARNSGAKYE; this is encoded by the coding sequence ATGAATGGTAGGATTATAACATCCTCGAGGTTGCATTTAACCCTAATAGATCTTAACGGTGAAAGGGGCCGTCTTGATGGTGGGGTTGGCATCACACTCAAGAATCCCAACCTTATTATAAAAGCCAAACCCAACGGGGAATTTAAAACAGAATTTGAAGAGAAGAACCTTGAAGAGAATCTAATAAGAGAATATTCAGCCAAGATAGAAGAAGCAGCTAAAAGGACACTAAGTTACCTTAAAAGCATTGAAAGATTCGATTTCATCATAGAAAAGACTTTCCCGGCCCATTCAGGCCTTGGATCCGGGACTCAGGTTTCCCTCGCCATTGCAAAGCTTATAACTGGTTTTCATGGGACTGAAATGGATTCATGGGAGCTTGCGAGGATAGTTGGCAGAGGGGGGACGTCTGGGATAGGAGTGGCCTCATTTGAATATGGTGGTTTCATAGTCGACGGGGGACATAGTAAAAAAGAAAAGACTGATTTTCTACCATCATCAGCATCCAGGGCATCACCGCCACCTGTAATAGCCAGATACGATTTCCCAGAGGATTGGAATATTATAGTGGCCGTTCCAAGGATTGACAGGCAAGTATCTGGAAGGAAGGAAGTCAACATATTCCAGGAATATTGCCCAATACCCCTAGAAGAAGTTGAAAGATTATCCCATATAATCTTGATGAAGATGATGCCATCAGTCCTAGAAGAGGACATCGAATCATTCGGGGAAGCCATAAACGAAATCCAGAGGATAGGATTCAAGAGAGTTGAAAGAAAACTCCAACATCCAATCATAGACAAGATAATAGATAACATGTTATCAACTGGCGCTGTAGGGGCTGGGATGAGCTCATTCGGACCAGCGGTCTATGGAATCACTGACACAAATCCAAAAGATGTTCTAAAAGCGGCTAAAGAGGCCATGGGTGACGTGGGGGGCTTGGCCCTCATAACGAATGCTCGAAATAGTGGGGCTAAATATGAATAA